The Mytilus galloprovincialis chromosome 2, xbMytGall1.hap1.1, whole genome shotgun sequence genome has a window encoding:
- the LOC143065054 gene encoding SWI/SNF-related matrix-associated actin-dependent regulator of chromatin subfamily A-like protein 1 — MSGSGGLTAEQKRKIEENRQKALAKRAQKTSPNKSEYGVNNNRTSGNIQKTVNFPPSINKTSVTSTSKPVSATEVQHSGNLFKGNNLPRQTSYSSSYNKNSLSNQINKHSAYTLSNQNVVSLSSQNSSTGTYRPYTGTSGGTSNNASSSNSSNKPICNTSAMNSASSKPFCNTSAGNSASGSGLYKPPSSTTSHITDSKPTQNFTGTLPSQEKTGDKQRNIFGAGVKPIKGQCILISRERFEVKVGYSPPLIELFKKMKTKLYDAVTKKWTFKLEEYEAFMKQVTVFRPHVTIEPLPKAILQVFNSQLKGNYTSKDIPNADLSEVDVSLVNSLLSFQREGVNFSVSKNGRVLIADDMGLGKTIQAICLACYYREEWPLLIIVPSSVRFDWAQQIRRWVPSIDPQEISVATTGKDTSSNQVNIVTYDLVARKAKYLQDKHFKIVIVDECHLLKNYKTARCKAALPILQNSHRVILLSGTPALSRPSELYTQISAISPFMFKFQDFGIRYCDGKHQPWGWDFSGSSNMAELQILLEEKIMIRRLKKDVLKELPAKVRQMVLLDPGAIKSTKDLKKASKVMDLKSLKGMERRGALLEYFHHTGTAKIQAVKDYLTDLFETDRKFLMFAHHQEFLDSVEELAQSKLGKHYIRIDGKTSPENRNIFCKKFQENPDYKLAILSITAANAGINLSAATLVVFGELFWNPGILVQAEDRAHRMGQQDMVSVHYLVAQNTADDQIWPLVQKKLDVLNKAGLSKDDFSSADTTTLVLKDSRQTDLMQYFEESFIEEDDSFIAENIDQIEEHDDNVVHDSHSKKDGSLLNYFSSKKKDSSKNVPTSSSFKNTNTLQTSGQCVNIEGQSSKDDFENDLELLMEDDDWDEEPQQKKFKT; from the exons ATGTCTGGAAGTGGAGGGCTTACTGCTGAACAGAAAAGGAAGATAGAAGAAAATAGACAGAAAGCTTTGGCTAAACGAGCCCAGAAAACATCGCCAAACAAATCAGAGTATGGGGTCAATAATAACAGGACATCTGGAAATATACAAAAAACAGTAAATTTTCCACCATCAATAAACAAAACATCTGTTACAAGTACCTCTAAACCTGTGTCTGCAACAGAAGTTCAACATTCTGGTAATTTGTTTAAAGGAAATAATCTACCAAGGCAGACCAGTTACTCTTCATCCTACAATAAGAATAGCCTTAGCAATCAGATTAATAAACATAGTGCGTATACTCTCTCTAATCAAAATGTAGTTAGTTTATCAAGTCAAAACAGTTCTACAGGAACATATAGACCATATACTGGTACTAGTGGTGGGACTTCAAATAATGCTAGTTCAAGTAACAGTTCAAATAAACCAATCTGTAACACTTCTGCTATGAACAGTGCTTCAAGTAAACCGTTCTGTAACACTTCTGCAGGAAATAGTGCTTCAGGTTCTGGACTGTATAAACCACCTTCTTCAACAACCTCACATATTACTGACTCAAAACCAACACAGAACTTTACAGGAACTCTTCCATCCCAAGAAAAAACTGGGGATAAACAGAGGAATATATTTGGTGCTGGTGTTAAGCCAATCAAAGGACAATGTATATTAATATCTAGAGAGAGATTTGAAGTCAAAGTTGGTTATAGTCCGCCATTGATTGAgctgtttaaaaaaatgaagactAAATTGTATG atgctGTTACCAAAAAATGGACATTTAAACTTGAAGAGTATGAAGCATTCA tgaAGCAAGTGACAGTGTTCAGACCACATGTGACAATAGAGCCTCTACCAAAGGCCATTTTACAGGTGTTCAATTCCCAGTTAAAAGGAAATTACACCAGTAAAGACATCCCTAATGCTGACCTGTCTGAAGTAGACGTATCACTGGTCAACTCGTTATTGTCCTTTCAGAGGGAAGGAGTCAA TTTTAGTGTATCAAAGAATGGAAGGGTGTTGATAGCAGACGACATGGGACTAGGAAAGACAATACAGGCTATTTGTTTGGCATGTTACTACAGGGAAGAGTGGCCATTACTAATTATAGTACCATCTTCTGTTAGATTTGACTGGGCACAG caAATTAGAAGATGGGTACCAAGTATAGACCCACAGGAAATTTCTGTAGCAACAACAGGAAAGGACACGTCATCTAATCAAGTTAACATTGTGACCTATGACCTTGTGGCAAGAAAAGCTAAATATTTACAagataaacatttcaaaattgttattgTG gatGAATGTCATTTActgaaaaattacaaaacagCAAGATGTAAAGCAGCATTACCTATTCTACAG AATTCTCACAGAGTGATATTACTTAGTGGTACTCCAGCACTTTCCCGACCATCAGAGTTATATACACAGATATCAGCTATTTCGCCATTCATGTTTAAGTTTCAAGATTTTGGTATTCGATACTGTGATGGTAAACAT CAACCATGGGGCTGGGATTTTTCTGGTTCCTCAAATATGGCAGAACTCCAGATACTATTGGAAGAAAAAATTATGATCAG GAGATTAAAGAAGGATGTTCTTAAAGAATTACCAGCTAAAGTACGACAAATGGTACTTTTAGATCCTGGTGCAATTAAAAGTACTAAAGATTTAAAGAAGGCTTCAAAAGTGATGGACCTAAAAAGTTTGAAG GGTATGGAAAGAAGAGGTGCTCTGTTAGAATATTTCCACCATACAGGAACGGCCAAAATACAAGCTGTAAA AGATTATTTGACAGATTTATTTGAAACAGACAGAAAATTTTTAATGTTTGCCCATCACCAAGAATTTTTAGATTCCGTAGAAGAATTAGCACAATCTAAA cTTGGAAAACACTATATCCGAATAGATGGAAAGACATCACcagaaaatagaaatattttcTGTAAGAAGTTCCAGGAAAATCCAGATTATAAACTGGCTATTTTATCTATCACAGCTGCTAATGCAGGCATTAATCTATCAGCAGCTACTTTGGTTGTGTTTGGGGAACTTTTCTGGAATCCAGGg ATACTTGTACAAGCTGAAGACCGAGCACATAGAATGGGACAACAGGATATGGTCAGTGTACATTACTTAGTTGCTCAAAACACTGCTGATGACCAAATATG gCCCTTGGTACAAAAGAAATTAGATGTTTTGAATAAGGCTGGCCTCAGTAAAGATGACTTTTCCTCTGCAGATACAACAACATTAGTACTGAAG GATAGCAGGCAAACAGATCTGATGCAGTACTTTGAGGAATCCTTTATAGAAGAGGATGACAGTTTTATTGCTGAAAATATTGACCAAATAGAAGAACATGATGACAATG